A section of the Mesobacillus jeotgali genome encodes:
- the fabI gene encoding enoyl-ACP reductase FabI has translation MTLSLNGKTYVVMGVANKRSIAWGIAQSLHNAGANLIFTYAGERMEKSVRELAESLDQNYLVLPCDVTKDEDVAKCFSEIKEAAGTIYGVAHCIAFANKEELQGDYMNVSREGFLLAHNISAYSLTAVAKEAKELMSEGGSIVTLTYLGGERAIPNYNVMGVAKASLDASVRYLAADLGKQNIRVNSISAGPIRTLSAKGVSDFNSILREIEEKAPLRRNTTPEEVGDTAVFLFSDMSRGITGENIHVDSGFHIL, from the coding sequence ATGACTCTTTCTTTGAACGGTAAAACATATGTAGTAATGGGTGTCGCCAATAAAAGAAGTATCGCCTGGGGTATTGCTCAATCTCTCCACAATGCCGGGGCAAATTTAATTTTTACTTACGCAGGTGAGCGTATGGAAAAAAGTGTCCGTGAGCTTGCCGAATCTTTGGATCAAAACTATTTAGTATTGCCATGTGACGTTACAAAGGATGAAGATGTTGCGAAATGCTTCAGCGAAATTAAGGAAGCTGCGGGTACAATTTATGGTGTGGCCCATTGTATCGCATTCGCAAACAAGGAAGAACTGCAGGGCGACTATATGAATGTATCCCGCGAAGGTTTCCTGCTTGCTCATAATATCAGTGCATACTCACTGACTGCTGTAGCTAAGGAAGCCAAAGAACTGATGTCAGAGGGCGGAAGTATTGTTACATTGACATACTTGGGAGGAGAGCGTGCAATTCCTAATTATAATGTAATGGGAGTAGCGAAGGCATCTTTGGATGCAAGTGTCCGCTACCTTGCAGCAGACCTTGGAAAGCAAAATATCCGTGTGAATTCAATTTCAGCCGGTCCAATACGTACACTATCAGCGAAAGGTGTTAGTGACTTCAACTCAATCTTAAGGGAAATTGAAGAAAAAGCCCCGCTTCGCCGCAATACAACACCTGAAGAAGTCGGTGACACAGCAGTCTTCCTCTTCAGTGATATGTCGCGTGGAATCACAGGGGAAAATATCCATGTAGATTCCGGATTTCATATCCTATAA
- a CDS encoding CotY/CotZ family spore coat protein translates to MGCKGNKHDGDSCVCEVLRAIADAQDEVDVDNDCDVSCHKSIQELLAGAQTPTTDLDTIPLILYCGDCVPFEGFGTRIRPNGTGPQRLDCFRSFFFRVTSVDDNCCAKIELLTTRGDEGAGFDNPCEQITTGGSTNEFFRTGICITVDLDCFCAVTCLDPVAALPLSSLPGNTR, encoded by the coding sequence ATGGGTTGCAAAGGTAACAAACATGATGGCGACAGCTGTGTATGCGAAGTTCTGCGCGCAATTGCAGATGCCCAGGATGAAGTGGATGTAGATAACGATTGCGATGTGAGCTGTCACAAGTCTATTCAGGAATTACTGGCAGGTGCACAGACTCCAACCACCGATTTAGATACTATCCCATTAATTCTTTATTGCGGTGATTGCGTACCATTCGAAGGATTCGGAACTCGAATCCGCCCTAATGGAACCGGACCACAGAGACTTGACTGCTTCCGCTCATTCTTCTTCCGTGTCACATCTGTAGATGACAACTGCTGCGCAAAAATCGAGCTGTTGACTACACGCGGAGATGAGGGTGCAGGCTTCGATAATCCTTGCGAGCAAATCACAACTGGAGGATCCACAAACGAATTCTTCAGGACTGGAATCTGCATTACTGTAGACTTGGATTGCTTCTGTGCAGTGACTTGCCTAGACCCTGTTGCGGCATTGCCACTTTCCAGCCTTCCTGGAAATACGCGATAA
- a CDS encoding DUF1360 domain-containing protein has protein sequence MVSWLEFCLLVMASFRLTRLIVYDKITEFLREPFHNFVEETLEDGTTETFIEIKGTGLRYWIGELLSCHWCTGIWSAVFLFGSYMLFPQLAIPVINILAIAGVASLIQHTFIKD, from the coding sequence ATGGTTAGTTGGCTTGAATTTTGTCTTTTAGTGATGGCAAGCTTTCGTTTGACCAGGCTGATCGTATACGATAAAATCACTGAATTCCTTCGTGAACCATTCCATAATTTTGTAGAAGAGACTCTTGAGGATGGAACCACGGAGACCTTTATAGAAATAAAAGGAACCGGCTTGAGGTATTGGATTGGTGAACTGTTAAGCTGTCATTGGTGCACCGGCATCTGGTCTGCAGTATTCTTATTTGGAAGCTATATGTTATTTCCTCAGTTAGCAATCCCGGTAATCAATATACTTGCCATTGCAGGCGTGGCATCACTGATTCAGCATACCTTCATTAAAGATTAA
- a CDS encoding YhcN/YlaJ family sporulation lipoprotein, whose amino-acid sequence MNIKRTLKILAVLLLLGFGVAGCSFGKTSPESRASMIQSVNPAPGATNDLEEKDLKLAAKVKKDIAELDEIFDVAVIAGKKDTLVAYKVKHMKRFGMKRIEKEINKKLEKNYPGENFIVSSDFKIFIETVELRERMKDPTYPDKKAEEELQRIISLKKEMT is encoded by the coding sequence ATGAATATAAAACGAACATTAAAAATTTTAGCGGTACTATTATTGCTTGGATTTGGTGTTGCAGGCTGCTCCTTTGGAAAGACATCTCCAGAGAGCAGAGCCTCTATGATCCAGTCGGTTAATCCTGCTCCAGGAGCAACCAATGATCTTGAAGAAAAAGATCTCAAGCTCGCAGCAAAGGTCAAAAAGGATATTGCCGAACTGGATGAAATTTTTGATGTTGCTGTCATTGCCGGAAAGAAAGATACCCTGGTTGCTTACAAAGTAAAGCATATGAAGCGGTTCGGCATGAAAAGGATTGAAAAGGAAATAAATAAAAAGCTGGAAAAAAATTATCCGGGTGAAAATTTCATCGTTTCGAGTGATTTTAAGATTTTTATTGAAACGGTTGAGCTTCGCGAAAGAATGAAAGATCCGACCTATCCAGATAAGAAGGCAGAAGAAGAGTTGCAGCGGATTATTTCATTGAAAAAGGAAATGACCTAA
- the spoVAC gene encoding stage V sporulation protein AC yields MGDKKKQKMTPEQKKYQQLEQKHELKRPVVKNCIKAFLVGGLICTIGQAITYFYIYFFDFTEQTAGNPTVATMIFISMLLTGFGVYDHIGQFAGAGSAVPVTGFGNSVISAAIEHRTEGFVLGVGGNMFKLAGSVILFGVFAAFVVALIKTLLTMMGVI; encoded by the coding sequence ATGGGGGACAAAAAGAAGCAAAAGATGACTCCGGAGCAAAAAAAGTATCAACAGCTTGAACAAAAGCATGAACTCAAGAGGCCGGTGGTGAAAAATTGCATCAAGGCTTTTCTAGTTGGCGGCCTGATTTGCACAATCGGACAAGCGATAACTTATTTTTATATATACTTCTTTGATTTTACGGAACAGACTGCTGGGAACCCCACTGTCGCCACAATGATTTTCATTTCAATGCTCCTGACCGGGTTCGGCGTATATGATCATATCGGTCAATTTGCTGGGGCGGGCAGTGCTGTTCCGGTTACAGGGTTCGGAAACTCAGTTATTTCAGCAGCGATTGAACATCGTACAGAAGGGTTTGTCCTGGGAGTCGGGGGAAATATGTTTAAGCTGGCAGGGAGCGTTATTTTATTTGGTGTTTTTGCAGCGTTTGTCGTTGCACTTATCAAGACTTTACTGACAATGATGGGGGTGATCTAA
- the spoVAD gene encoding stage V sporulation protein AD, with protein MLAGKQSWQFTNRPVIESWGTSGGPFEAAGNLANDFDVLHDDLWMGEDSYEKAHRVLLEEAIKAALQKGEFQKEDMQFMLAGDLINQITPTSFAARTMEIPYFGLFGACSTSMEGLALASFIVNYQGAKKVITGASSHNSAAEKQFRYPTEYGGQKPPTAQWTVTGAGAAVLTDNSDKQGKIVTTSATIGKVVDMGISDPFNMGGAMAPAAADTIISHFRDLKRQPSYYDLILTGDLGRIGQAATYELLQQAGLDITREQFKDCGLLIYKDDQPVQSGGSGAGCSASVLYGHLLNEMKKGTYKKILVVATGALLSPLSFQQKETIPCIAHAVSIEMD; from the coding sequence ATGTTGGCTGGAAAGCAGTCATGGCAATTTACCAATCGCCCGGTCATTGAATCGTGGGGAACATCCGGAGGGCCCTTTGAAGCGGCAGGCAATCTGGCGAATGATTTCGATGTCCTTCATGACGATTTGTGGATGGGGGAAGATTCGTATGAGAAAGCTCATAGAGTCTTACTTGAAGAGGCAATCAAAGCAGCTCTGCAAAAAGGGGAGTTTCAAAAAGAGGATATGCAATTCATGCTGGCTGGTGATCTAATCAACCAAATAACGCCAACCAGCTTTGCTGCCAGGACGATGGAGATACCTTATTTCGGATTGTTTGGAGCATGTTCCACATCAATGGAAGGTCTTGCCCTTGCATCCTTTATCGTCAACTATCAAGGGGCCAAAAAGGTCATAACAGGTGCTTCAAGCCACAACTCTGCTGCAGAAAAACAGTTCAGGTACCCAACAGAGTATGGGGGGCAGAAGCCTCCAACAGCACAATGGACAGTTACCGGGGCAGGGGCAGCAGTACTGACTGATAACTCGGATAAACAAGGTAAAATCGTCACAACATCCGCTACGATTGGAAAGGTAGTCGATATGGGTATCTCAGATCCTTTCAATATGGGCGGAGCGATGGCACCTGCAGCTGCTGATACGATCATTAGCCATTTCAGGGATTTAAAACGACAGCCCTCCTATTATGATCTAATCCTTACGGGTGATCTCGGAAGGATTGGCCAGGCTGCTACATATGAACTATTGCAGCAGGCCGGACTGGATATTACAAGAGAACAGTTTAAGGATTGCGGACTGCTGATATATAAAGATGACCAGCCGGTCCAATCCGGAGGCAGCGGGGCTGGATGTTCAGCTTCTGTATTATATGGCCACTTATTGAATGAAATGAAAAAAGGAACCTATAAGAAGATACTGGTTGTAGCGACAGGGGCATTGTTATCCCCGCTGTCATTCCAACAGAAGGAAACAATACCTTGTATTGCTCATGCCGTATCGATTGAAATGGATTAG
- the spoVAE gene encoding stage V sporulation protein AE has translation MLPMFFWAFIIGGLICVFGQLLFDIAKLTPGHTMSLLVVLGAILDGFGLYEPLIDFAGAGATIPITSFGNSLVHGALQEAEQHGLVGVLTGMFEITSSGISAAVIFGFIGALIFKPKG, from the coding sequence TTGCTGCCAATGTTCTTCTGGGCATTTATTATTGGAGGATTAATATGTGTATTTGGCCAGTTGCTGTTCGATATTGCCAAATTGACACCAGGCCATACTATGAGTTTACTGGTGGTACTTGGGGCGATCCTTGATGGCTTTGGACTTTATGAACCCTTAATTGACTTTGCAGGAGCGGGCGCTACGATTCCTATCACAAGCTTTGGAAATTCGCTCGTTCACGGTGCATTGCAGGAAGCGGAGCAGCACGGTCTGGTCGGCGTTCTGACTGGTATGTTCGAAATTACAAGCTCAGGTATATCCGCTGCTGTTATATTCGGTTTTATCGGGGCATTGATCTTTAAACCTAAAGGCTGA
- a CDS encoding DUF421 domain-containing protein, producing MPDIFNTIIRSILLIIGLFIITKLLGKKQLSSLSFFEYIVGITVGDIAGTLSMDPDLSLGDGVASMIVWSFVPFAISVISLRNRKFRRIVEGKSTTFIENGNIIEKNLRKEKYSIDELLEQLRKKSVFKVADVEFASLDSNGELSVLLKKAKQPLSNEDIYAKVEKESVPVSVYMDGKVIEENLRQAGVDRMSLNKKIQEKGYEPQDIFYAEMDSNGDISIDLYDKEIARPDSDLD from the coding sequence ATGCCGGATATCTTTAATACCATCATACGGTCTATCTTGCTGATCATTGGCTTGTTCATCATTACAAAGCTTCTTGGCAAAAAGCAGTTATCAAGTCTGTCATTTTTTGAATATATTGTCGGGATTACTGTTGGAGATATTGCAGGGACATTATCAATGGATCCAGACCTCAGCCTTGGGGACGGAGTTGCCAGCATGATTGTCTGGTCATTCGTCCCGTTTGCTATTTCAGTTATCTCTTTAAGAAACAGGAAATTTCGAAGGATTGTAGAAGGAAAATCAACAACATTTATTGAAAATGGAAATATAATCGAAAAAAACTTGCGTAAGGAAAAATACAGTATTGATGAACTTTTGGAACAGCTGCGCAAAAAAAGTGTTTTCAAAGTGGCAGATGTTGAATTTGCGAGCCTTGATTCAAATGGAGAACTGAGTGTTTTATTAAAAAAAGCTAAACAGCCGCTATCCAATGAAGATATCTATGCAAAAGTCGAAAAAGAGTCGGTACCAGTGTCGGTTTACATGGATGGAAAGGTAATTGAGGAAAACCTCAGGCAGGCAGGGGTCGATAGAATGAGCCTGAACAAAAAAATTCAGGAAAAAGGGTATGAACCGCAAGACATTTTTTATGCAGAGATGGACTCGAATGGTGATATAAGTATTGATCTTTACGATAAAGAAATAGCAAGGCCTGATTCAGATCTCGATTAA
- a CDS encoding YjcZ family sporulation protein: protein MGYGFGGFCGGGYGYGGGYYGSTFVLIVVLFILLIIVGASFYN from the coding sequence ATGGGCTACGGTTTTGGCGGCTTTTGCGGCGGTGGCTACGGCTATGGCGGTGGTTACTATGGTTCAACATTCGTTTTGATCGTCGTATTGTTCATTTTGTTGATTATTGTAGGAGCAAGCTTCTACAACTAA
- a CDS encoding stage VI sporulation protein F has translation MDNNFFKNIEKKTGVNMKDVFELANSLQNANFKDEKTVRGVIRRVSQLANKPVNKEMEDKIVESIVKDGKQLDFGQISKMINKK, from the coding sequence ATGGATAATAATTTTTTCAAGAACATAGAAAAGAAAACTGGCGTAAATATGAAGGATGTTTTTGAACTTGCTAATTCACTTCAAAATGCGAACTTTAAAGATGAAAAGACTGTAAGGGGCGTAATCCGCCGTGTTTCGCAATTGGCCAATAAGCCGGTAAACAAAGAAATGGAAGACAAGATTGTGGAATCCATTGTTAAGGATGGAAAACAGCTTGATTTCGGACAGATTTCAAAGATGATTAACAAGAAATGA